TCGTCATTCGCCTCGTCATGGGTCGGTCGGAGCCCTATCGGCTGAAAGTTTGACCGATCACAGGCGCAAAAAATCCTTAGCCTGAAATAACAAGTCGTAAAAGACGGCGTCGAGCTTGGCTCCACGCTACGCCGCCGTCGTTTCGCGCGACTCTCGGTCTCCAATCTGCAATTGTAGTGGCCGAATGTTTTTCGATTCGGCGCTTCCGCTCGCTTGGGTTTTCCGTCGCGCGCAGCTCCTTCGGCTTTCGATTGTTGCAATCGTCGCGGGCTCGGGGGCGGCGTGTCACACGCCGGGCACACCCCGCATCGACGGCGTGTCGGGCGCGCCGGCGAATCCGGCGACGCCCTGGACGGTCCCGGCCGCGGCGCGCACACCGCCTCCACCGGCTGCACCGCCCACGGCTCCCGCTGCCACGGCGGCGCTTGCTGCCGACTCGGCGACCACCGCCGCCGTGCGGTTCACGCTCCCCGAGGTCGTCGACATCGCCCTCAAGAACAACCCCACGACGCGCGAGTCGTGGGCGAATGCGCAGGCCGGGGCGAACGAATACGGAGCGGCGCGCGGCGCGAAATACCCGACGATCAATGGCAGCGTGAACCTCGCCGGTGCGTCGTCAGGCTCCATCATCGGCGGCGGGGGCAACGGGTCGAACGTGGTGATCGACACGACGCAGGCGAATCCTCGCGGCGTTGGTGTCGCCGGCGGTGTAACGCGCGCGCAAATCACTCCCGCTTTGTCGCTCTCGTATTTGGTTCTCGACGAGGGCGGGCGCGCCGCGACCATCGAGTCGGCGAAGCAGAACGCGATCGCGTTGAACCTCGCCCACAATTCCGCGATCAACGATGTCGTACTCCAAGTAGAGTCGGCGCTCTTCTCGTATCTCGCGAATGTCGCGCTTCGCGACGCGCAGCTCACCGCGGTGAAAGAAGCGCAAACCGATACCGCGAACGCCGAGGCGCGCCTCCGCGTCGGCGTAGGCACGCTGCAGGATGTTTTGCAGGCGAGAACCGAGCTCGCTCAGGCCCGGTTTCAGCTCGTCACGCTCGAGGGAGCGCTCGTATCCTCCCGCGCCACGCTCGCCGTGTCGATGGGTCTCCCGGCCAACACCCACTTTGACATTCCTCCGATCGCGGCGACCGATTCGATAGCCAAGGTGGCTGCGTCAGTCGACACGCTGATCAACCGCGCGATCACGACCCGGCCCGATCTTGCCGAAGCCCGGGCAACGGCGGCTCAGCTCGCCGCGCAAATCCGCATCGCGCGGTCCGCCGGATATCCCTCGCTCACGCTCTCGACCAACCAGAGCTACACGCGATCTGTAGAAGGACAGTCGACCGCCAACGGCTTGAACGCTTCCCTCGTGCTCGGCCTTCAGATTCCGATCTTCAACGGGTTCTCGCGGCAGTACGACGTGCGGACGGCGCGCGCCCAGTATCAGGCCGCGCTCGCGCGGGTCACGTCGACGCAGCAGCAGGTCACGGTGCAGGTGTTCACGTCGTACGCCGCGCTCCAGACGGCGCGCCAGCGCCTCGCGGCAGCCGTCGACCTTCTCACGGCGGCCGTGCAGTCCGCGGAAGTCGCCGCCGGGCGTTACCGCGAGGGCGTCGGGACAATCGTCGACGTCGTGCTGGCGCGAACCGCGCTCGACTCGGCGCGCGCCGAGGACATCCAGGCGCGGTGGGAATGGCGGACGGCGTTGGCGCAACTGGCCCACGATGTCGGTTCGCTCGACACGCGCGGAAGGCCGAACATTCCGCTGGCGCCGCTGCCGAGGGTTCGATGATGATCGTGGCGGCCGGTAGGCCGGTGAACCGGTGGGCCGGAACCGCTTTGCGCGCGCTCGCGGTCGTCCTCGCCGTCGTTGCCGGTGCGTGCAGAGGCGGACCGCCAGCGCGGCGCGCAGGAGCGACGCCCGTGCGTGTCATGCCCGTCAAGCGAATCGACGCTCCGGTCACGGTCTCGGCGAGCGGCGTCGTCGAGCCGATGCAAACGGTGTCGGTCACCGCGCAGGTCAGCGGAACATTGCTCGACGTTCTGTTCAAGGAGGGCGACTTCGTTCAAAAGGGACAGCAGCTCTTCAGACTCGATCCACGGCCGCTGCAGGCGATCGTCGATCAAGCCCAAGCCACGCTGACCAAGGACATCGCGAACGCAAATGCCGCCGAGAGTGACGATGCCCGCTACAAGTCGCTCGCCGGCATCGGATACGTGAGCCGGTCGCAGTCCGATCAAATGCACGCGGCGGCATTGGCCTCGGCGGCGACGGTACAAGCGGACCGCGCCGCTCTGCGCGCCGCGCGCGTGAATCTCGGATTCACCGCCATCGCCGCGCCGATCGGCGGGCGCACCGGGAGCTTGATCGTACGGCGGGGCAACAACGTCGGTCCGACGACCGGTCCGCTCGTCGTGATCAACCAGATCAGTCCCGTGCTCGTGCGATTTCCTGTGTTGCAGCAGGACTTCCCATCGATGCAAGCGGCAGTGGCGCGCCGCCCGCTTCTCGTGACGGCGGCTTCGACCGACAGCGCGCGAGAAGTCGAGCGTGGGCAGCTCACGTTCCTCGACAACAACGTCGACTCCCTTACGGGCACGGTGACCGGCAAGGCGAACTTCGCCAACGCCGACCGCGGTCTTTGGCCGGGTGAGCTGGTGTTTCTCACGGTACAGCTTCGCGTCCAGCACGGCGTGCTCGCCGTCCCGACAGACGCCATCCTCACGGGACAACAAGGCCCGTACGTGTTCGTCATCGACGCGAGCAACACGGCGAACATGCGACAGATCTCGCCGGGACTTCAGGTCGCCGATCTCACGGTCATTCAGAAAGGCCTCGGGGTGGGCGAGCGCGTCGTGGTCGACGGCCAGTCGCGCCTCGACCAGGGTACGCGTGTCGCCATCACAGGATTCGGAACGGACACCGGCACGGCGACGCTAGGCAAACAAGTGGATTCGAGCGCTACGGCGCCCGCCGAGTCGGTAGGCGGTGAAGTCGGTGCGGTCGCGCGCCCCGGCAGTGTGAATCCGGCACCTGCAGCGCGAGGCGCGCGTGCCGGACCGGGCGCAGTGCCGGGAACGGCTGGCGGAGCGCCGCCGCCGACGCCGTCGCCGCGTGGCGCATCGCCGAGCTCCACTCCGTCTACCGGCAACGCATCGCCGAGCACTGCGACGCCGAGCAGCACGCCGACTCCGACGCTTCCTAGCGTTACTCCGTCGAGCCCAACTCCACCCGGGATGACGCGTCCATCGACGACGCCTTCGACGTCGCCGCCAGCGAACGGCCGGACGACGGGAAGACCGCCGGCACCGACCTCGACCGGCCGCCCCCCGCCATGAACATCTCCGAGCGATTCATCCGGCGGCCGGTGATGACGATCTTGCTCATGGTCGGGATCATCGTGTTCGGCGTGTTCACGTACGGAAGCTTGGCGATCAGCGATCTGCCGACCGTCGACTATCCGACGATCAGCGTGAGCGCATCGCTGCCGGGCGCGAGCCCGCAGACGATGGCATCGGCCGTCGCCACGCCGCTCGAGAAGCAGTTCTCGACGATTGCCGGCATCGACAACATGACCTCGACCTCGAGCTTGGGATCGACGTCGATCACGCTGCAGTTCTCGCTCGACCGCAACATCGACGCGGCCGCGCAAGACGTTCAGGCGGCCATCGCCAAAACGCTGCGCCAACTGCCGCTCGGCATCCAACCGCCGTCGTATCAGAAGGCGAACCCGGCGGCCTCGCCGATTCTGTTCTACGCGCTCACGTCGACGACGCTCTCGTTGCAGCAGCTCGACGAGGTCGGGGAAACGCTGCTCTCGCAACGACTGTCGATGGTCGACGGCGTCGCGCAGGTGTCGGTCTTCGGCTCGGCAAAATATGCGGTACGAATACAGCTCGATCCGACCGCGCTCGCCTATCGAAAGATCGGCATCGACGAGGTCGCGACCGCGGTGAACGCGCAGAGCGTGAGCCAACCAACCGGTGTGCTCTGGGGTCCCACGACGGCGTATACGGTTCAAGCGACCGGCCAGCTGAACAACGCCGACGAGTTTCGCTCGA
The window above is part of the Gemmatimonadaceae bacterium genome. Proteins encoded here:
- a CDS encoding TolC family protein — its product is MFFDSALPLAWVFRRAQLLRLSIVAIVAGSGAACHTPGTPRIDGVSGAPANPATPWTVPAAARTPPPPAAPPTAPAATAALAADSATTAAVRFTLPEVVDIALKNNPTTRESWANAQAGANEYGAARGAKYPTINGSVNLAGASSGSIIGGGGNGSNVVIDTTQANPRGVGVAGGVTRAQITPALSLSYLVLDEGGRAATIESAKQNAIALNLAHNSAINDVVLQVESALFSYLANVALRDAQLTAVKEAQTDTANAEARLRVGVGTLQDVLQARTELAQARFQLVTLEGALVSSRATLAVSMGLPANTHFDIPPIAATDSIAKVAASVDTLINRAITTRPDLAEARATAAQLAAQIRIARSAGYPSLTLSTNQSYTRSVEGQSTANGLNASLVLGLQIPIFNGFSRQYDVRTARAQYQAALARVTSTQQQVTVQVFTSYAALQTARQRLAAAVDLLTAAVQSAEVAAGRYREGVGTIVDVVLARTALDSARAEDIQARWEWRTALAQLAHDVGSLDTRGRPNIPLAPLPRVR
- a CDS encoding efflux RND transporter periplasmic adaptor subunit — protein: MMIVAAGRPVNRWAGTALRALAVVLAVVAGACRGGPPARRAGATPVRVMPVKRIDAPVTVSASGVVEPMQTVSVTAQVSGTLLDVLFKEGDFVQKGQQLFRLDPRPLQAIVDQAQATLTKDIANANAAESDDARYKSLAGIGYVSRSQSDQMHAAALASAATVQADRAALRAARVNLGFTAIAAPIGGRTGSLIVRRGNNVGPTTGPLVVINQISPVLVRFPVLQQDFPSMQAAVARRPLLVTAASTDSAREVERGQLTFLDNNVDSLTGTVTGKANFANADRGLWPGELVFLTVQLRVQHGVLAVPTDAILTGQQGPYVFVIDASNTANMRQISPGLQVADLTVIQKGLGVGERVVVDGQSRLDQGTRVAITGFGTDTGTATLGKQVDSSATAPAESVGGEVGAVARPGSVNPAPAARGARAGPGAVPGTAGGAPPPTPSPRGASPSSTPSTGNASPSTATPSSTPTPTLPSVTPSSPTPPGMTRPSTTPSTSPPANGRTTGRPPAPTSTGRPPP